Proteins from a genomic interval of Lolium perenne isolate Kyuss_39 chromosome 1, Kyuss_2.0, whole genome shotgun sequence:
- the LOC127327768 gene encoding uncharacterized protein, whose protein sequence is MSAMAATGAALRLRLLFRMLRVGELLALLALLSWSSSRAPSAAAAAVRVAGSLLFSPRFVFVLGNAIVLLLLALSRRERESSPVSSATNHHPAAAAAAALTPEAPAVGSFSSFAAPTTPSPTPTPESEASVAVVATSAAEVLPCTEMATVFEEEVKPAAAAAAARAALSKARAPRRSRSEKMSPRGVSGSRRAASPEHQLMMPVMLRSESENGRRRRSSASARDVAAWAPGTEDAEEFRRTVEAFIARQTRFRREEECMAGALVVVE, encoded by the coding sequence ATGTCCGCCATGGCCGCGACCGGAGCAGCGCTTCGGCTACGCCTCCTGTTCCGGATGCTGCGTGTGGGCGAGCTCCTCGCGCTGCTGGCGCTCCTGTCCTGGTCCTCGTCCCGCGCGCCGTCCGCCGCCGCGGCCGCGGTGCGCGTCGCCGGCAGCCTCCTCTTCAGCCCGCGCTTCGTGTTCGTCCTCGGCAACGCCATCGTGCTGCTCTTGCTGGCGCTCTCCAGGCGCGAGCGCGAGTCGTCACCGGTCTCCTCCGCCACCAACCACCACCCTGCagctgctgccgccgccgccctgaCCCCCGAGGCTCCGGCCGTCGGAAGCTTTTCTTCATTCGCCGCCCCGACAACGCCGTCTCCTACGCCTACCCCGGAAAGCGAAGcatcggtggcggtggtggctacATCGGCGGCCGAGGTGCTCCCCTGCACGGAAATGGCGACGGTGTTCGAGGAGGAGGTcaagccggcggcagcggcggcggctgcgcGGGCCGCTTTGAGCAAGGCACGCGCGCCGAGGCGGAGCAGGTCGGAGAAGATGAGCCCGCGCGGCGTCAGCGGATCCCGGCGCGCTGCGTCCCCGGAACATCAGCTGATGATGCCGGTGATGCTGCGTTCGGAGTCGGAGAACGGGCGCAGGCGGCGGTCGTCGGCGTCGGCGCGGGACGTGGCGGCTTGGGCCCCCGGGACGGAGGACGCTGAGGAGTTCCGGCGGACGGTGGAGGCGTTCATCGCGAGGCAGACGCGGTTCCGGCGCGAGGAGGAGTGCATGGCCGGCGCGCTGGTGGTCGTGGAATGA